Proteins co-encoded in one Papaver somniferum cultivar HN1 chromosome 5, ASM357369v1, whole genome shotgun sequence genomic window:
- the LOC113280596 gene encoding protein ASPARTIC PROTEASE IN GUARD CELL 2-like translates to MNPDDARLDTIYEAGMFYVAKVVILRGFSAKVPCNKALCPSGQCNHVGHCTYVAGYINGPVSSGVVTKEMSTLGSNTGANENIELYLGCGLHQENFDGAFGDNHKDGRPDVIAGILGLGRGPRSFLGQLGSAGQGICSYCFERFNRNFQASKTYLRFGADAIIGTTARRVGATPLVVPGKSRKTYYYLNLEDISVGDKLIGFLRGTFELNSRGEGGFLRGTRGEGGFLRGTFELNSRGEGGTVIDFGTLISSMYKPHYGKVLDLVKAHFSELGVKYVGRR, encoded by the exons ATGAATCCTGATGATGCACGATTGGATACAATTTACGAAGCAGGAATGTTTTACGTTGCAAAG GTAGTGATTTTACGTGGCTTCAGTGCGAAGGTTCCTTGTAACAAAGCTCTTTGCCCGTCAGGTCAGTGCAATCATGTTGGTCACTGCACTTACGTAGCAGGCTATATCAACGGACCAGTTTCATCTGGTGTTGTTACTAAAGAGATGTCCACTCTAGGCTCCAACACTGGTGCCAATGAAAATATCGAGTTATACTTGGGTTGCGGTCTCCACCAAGAGAATTTTGATGGTGCCTTTGGTGATAATCATAAAGATGGCCGCCCTGATGTCATTGCAGGAATACTTGGTTTAGGGCGAGGCCCAAGGTCTTTTCTAGGTCAATTGGGTTCTGCCGGACAAGGTATATGTTCCTACTGCTTCGAGAGATTTAACCGAAATTTCCAGGCATCCAAAACATATTTAAGGTTTGGGGCGGATGCAATAATTGGAACCACAGCTCGAAGAGTAGGTGCAACTCCTCTTGTGGTGCCGGGGAAATCTCGGAAGACATACTATTACTTAAATCTAGAAGATATTAGTGTAGGTGACAAACTAATAGGATTTCTTAGAGGTACTTTCGAGCTTAACAGTCGAGGAGAAGGTGGATTTCTTAGAGGTACTCGAGGAGAAGGTGGATTTCTTAGAGGTACTTTCGAGCTTAACAGTCGAGGAGAAGGTGGTACTGTGATAGATTTTGGCACTCTAATATCCTCAATGTATAAACCTCATTATGGCAAAGTTCTAGATTTGGTGAAGGCACATTTTAGCGAGCTCGGAGTTAAATACGTTGGTCGCAGGTGA